TCCATACGGACGACGGCTATTTCGGAGTCTTTCGTCATGTGGCGGATCAAAACGGGCCCGTCGGCGCTGTCTATTTGCGCGCCGCCATGTGGCATCCCGGTCAAGAGTTGCTGCACTATGTGCGGATTGTGTCGCTGGTCTCTGTCGCCGCGCTCAGCCTGTCGGTGATTGTCTCCAGCCGCTTGCAAGGGTTGGTCACCGCGCCGATCGTGCGACTGACCGCGGCGGCGCAGCGCATCTCCGCGCAGCGCGATTATTCACTCCGCGTGCAAAAGGCGGCTGGCGACGAGCTCGGCACGCTGTACGACGAGTTCAACGCCATGCTCGAACGGGTCGCCCAAGGCGAGCGCGAACTGCAAGCGGCGCACGACCAGCTAGAGTCGCGCGTGCAGCAGCGCACCTCGCAGTTGCTGCAAACCAATCTCAAGCTCAGCCGCGAGGTCGCCGAACGGCAACGCGCCGAGCAAGAACTGGCCATCCTCCATCAAAAACTGGTCGACGCCGCCCATCGCGCCGGCATGGCCGAGATTGCCACCGACGTCTTGCACAACGTCGGCAACGTGCTCAACAGCGTGAACGTCTCCTGCGCGGTCGCCGCCGAACAACTGCGCGACTCCAGCGCCCCAGAGGTCGAGCGCGTCGCGCGGCTGCTCGACGAACATCGCGATCAATTGGGAGACTTCATCTCCAGCGACGAGCGCGGCCAGCAGGTGCCGCACTTTCTCCACCTATTAGGTCAACAACTTCTGGTCGAGCAGGCGGCCCTGGTCCGCGAGATCAATGTGCTCGGCAAGAACGTCGACCACATCAAGGACATTGTGGCCATGCAGCAGTCGTATGCCGGCGTGTCGGGCGTGGTCGAGCCGGTGCGCTTGGCCGATCTGCTGGAAGACGCCGTCCGGCTCAACGCGTCGGGCCTCGAAAAGCACTCCATCGAAATCGTCCGTCAATACGCGCCCTTGCCGCAGATGCTCGCGCAAAAGCAAAAGCTGCTGCAAGTGCTGGTCAACCTGGTGCAAAACGCCCGCGACGCGCTCAGCGAGTCGGGTCGGCTCGATGCGCGGCTCGTCCTGAGCATACAGCGCACGGCCGATGAAGCGGTGCGCATCGAAGTCCGCGACAACGGGGCCGGCATCCCCGCCGAGAACATGACGCGCATTTTCGCGCACGGTTTCACCACCAAACAAATGGGGCATGGCTTTGGCCTGCATAGTTGCGCCAACGCCGCCAAGGAAATGGGCGGCCGCCTGACGGCCACCAGCGACGGCGTCGGCTGCGGCGCCAGCTTCAAGCTCGATCTGCCTCTCAAGCCCATCGAGGTGCTCGTATGAGCGGCGTTCAAAACCGCCGGGTGCTCGTGGTCGACGACAATGAGTCGATCCACGAAGATTTTCGCAAAGTGCTCGGCAAGCCCGAGCGCGTCGCGGCCGAACTCTCGCGCGCCGCGGCCGCGTTGTTCGGACGACCGGCCCGCTCTTCTGTCGCGCGCCCCGTGTTCGAGCTGTCCTCGGCGCTGCAAGGTAAAGACGGCCTCGAATGCGCCCGTCAGGCCGTGCAGCGCGGCGAACCATTCGCCGTCGCCTTTGTCGATGTGCGCATGCCTCCCGGTTGGGACGGCATCGAAACGGCGCAGCGCCTTTGGACTGTCGATCCGAACTTGCAGATCGTTATCTGCACCGCGCATTCCGACTACTCCTTCGAGCAAATGCTCGAACGTCTTGGCTACACCGATCGCCTCTTGATCCTCAAAAAGCCGTTCGACAACGTCGAGGTGATGCAGCTCGCCATTGCGCTCACCCGCAAGTGGGAACTGGCCCAGCAAGCGCGCGAGCGCGTCGACAATCTGGAGCAAACCGTGGCCGCGCAGGCGCGCGACGTGGTCGACACCCGCGACGTGGCCGTTTTCGCGCTGGCCCAGTTGGCTGAATCGCGTGATCCCGAAACCGGCCAACATCTCGAGCGCATTCGCTCCTACTGCCGCATCCTCGCCGACGAGCTCCACGTCCGCGGCCCCTACACCGATCTGATCGACGAGCAGTTTGTCGACGACATCTTTCGCTCCAGTCCGCTGCACGACATCGGCAAGGTCGGCATTCCCGACGCTATCTTGCTCAAGCCCGGCCGCTTGAGCGAGCGCGAGTTCGCCATCCTCAAAAAGCACACCCTGATTGGCGCCGGCGCGCTCGAACGCGCCGCCGCCCACAGCGGCTGCGGTGGTTTTTTGCAGATGGCCGCCGACATCGCCCGCTACCACCACGAACGTTGGGACGGCACGGGCTACCCGCATGGCCTCTTGGCCGAAGACATTCCGCTGGCCGCGCGCATCACCGCCTTGGCCGATGTCTTCGACGCGCTCACCAGCGTGCGCGTGTACAAGGCCGCCTACGACCCCGAGATCGCCCGCGTCATGATCGAAGAGCAAGGTGGCAAGCACTTCGATCCGGCGGTGGTCGACGCGTTTCGCAATCGCTTCGACGAATTCCTCAGCACGCAGGCCGCGCTCGACGCGAAGTTGCAGGAGCCCGAATTGGAGCTCACCGCGTAGCGGTCAAATCTATTTCATGCGCGCTTGGCGCAACAGCTCCATGGTGGGCCTGTGGTTGGGGCTGACCTTCAGCGCTTCTTCCAAGCGCTGAATCGCCTCTTCCTTGCGATTGTCGTTCATCAGCACGTAGCCCAAAAAGTGCAGCGCCAGCAAGTGTTTCGGGTTCTCCGCCAGAATCTCGCGCAACACGACTTCCCCGTCCTTGTTGTTGAACTGGTTCAACAGCGACGCCGCGACGACGAACTTCAAATTGGGATGCTTCGGGTCGAGCTTCAGCCCTTCGCGAAACACCGCCTCCGCCTCCTTGAACTTGGTCTCGCCGAACAGCTTCATGCCCGCGAGATACTTTTGCTGCGCCAACTCAGCCGTGGTCACCGCCGCGTAATCGTGATCGCGCTTCCGCTGGACGGTGGCCGTGATGATCCGCTCGGGCTCGAAGATCGTCTTCTTCGATTTAGCGTCCACGCGATGGAACCGTTCCAGCACGTCGATCCCTTCGACCACGCGCCCAAACACGGTTTGCTTGCCGTCCAGTCGCTGCGCGGCGCTGGGCCGCAGGGTGAGAAAGAATTGCGATCCGTTGGTCGTCGCCGTTATTGGCGTCATGCTGATCGCGCCATGCACGTGCGGGCGATCGCCGCGCAGGCCCTTCTCCATCAAGATCTCATGACCTGGCCCGCCCACGCCGTCGTTCGAGGGCGATCCGCCAAAGGCGCCCAGTCCGGCCGCCACTCGATAGAACTCCAGCTCGTCGTAAAATCCGTCCTCCACCAGCGAAATGAAGTTGGCGACAGTGTTCGGCACGTCGTCTTCGTATAATTCCAATACGATGTCGCCCCGCGTAGTGTGGAGCAGCACTTGCGGTAGATTGTCGGCAGTGGCGTCTTTTTGTTGCAATGCCTGTTCTGCGTCGAGCACAGCGCGCCGCTCCGACAACGATTCATAAAGCCGTTGACCCTGCGCATCGAGGCTCCCCAAATCGATCGCGCGTTCCCAGTGCTGGCGCGCCTCGTCGAGCAGTTCCAGTTCCCACGCCGCGTGACCCGCCACGGAGAGCGCCACGGCGTCGTCGCGATGGTCGCGCGCCAACAAACGCGCCAGCTCCAGCGCCTGCTCGAAACGGTCGCCGTCGAAGCTCAGTCGCGCAATCGATCGCAGAAAGTCAGTTGCCTTGCTTTCTTGGGGGTTCGCGTTGTAGGCGGCGATGATCGACGGCAACATCTCCTTCAACAGCGCGTTCGCCTGATCCAGCGACGCCGAATAGTCGGCGCGCAGTTTCACTCGTTGCTGCTCGTTGCTGTGCCGATACATCGCGTCGATCTCGCGCAGCTTGTCGACGGCTTCGGTCCACTTGGCTTGTTCGGCTTCAAACGAGGCCGCCGGTGTGGCGTCGCTCGCTGCGTTCTCCTCCGCGCCGCGCGCCGCCACCACGGTTGCAGCGCAGACGCACCACACCAAGAACAATCGAATCATCTTCCTTTTCCTTGTTGTCTTGATCGTGCCTCGGCGAGCGCTGCTCGCCACGGCTCAGGCAATCAGCTCGTCGATCACTGTGCCATACACGTCCGTCAACCGAAAATCGCGACCGTTGAATGGGTAGGTCAAGCTCAGGTGATCGATGCCCAACAGCGCCAAGATTGTGGCGTGCAAATCGTGGATCTGCACCGGGTTGTCCACGGCGAAATAACCATATTCGTCGGTGGCGCCGTAGGTGGTTCCCGCCTTCACGCCGCCGCCCGCCATCCACATGGTGAAGCCAAAGGGGTTATGGTCGCGCCCATCCTTGCCCAGCGGTTGCGCCTCGGCCATCGGCGTGCGGCCAAACTCGCCTCCCCACAGCACCAACGTCTCGTCCAGCAGTCCACGGCTCCGCAGGTCCTTGAGCAAACCGGCAATCGGCCGATCGACCGCCAGCGCGTTGCCGCGATGATGGTCGGCCAAAAACGAATGTTGATCCCAGCGATTGTAATCCGCCACCTTGGGCGACAGCGCCTGCACAAAGCGCACGCCCCGTTCGACCAACCTTCGCGCCAAAAGGCATTGGCGACCGTAGGTTGCCGTGGCCTTGTCGTCCAATCCATACAGCCGCCGCGTCGCCGCCGACTCACTGCTGACGTCGAGCAAATCCGGCACGGCGGCCTGCATCCGAAACGCCAATTCGTACTTGTCCACGGTCGCTTCGAATGCGCTGGATCCGGCGTAAGCCGCTTGTGATTGTTGGTTCAATTGCCCAATCAGTTCCAGCTTGGTCCGTTGCAACCGCGCGTTCGGTTCCAATCGAAACAGGTTGTCCATCGGGTTCGATCCGTGCCGCAAGATCGTCGCTTGGTGCTTGGCCGGTAGAAACCCGTTGCTGAAGCAATCGACGCCTCCCAGCGGCATCTCTCCTCCGTCCAGCACCACGAAGCCCGGCAGATTCTCGCTGGCGTCTCCCAGTCCATACGCGACCCAGGCGCCCATGCTCGGCCGCCCCTGCACGCCAAAACCGGTGTGCAAAAAATAGTTCGCTGCGGTGTGCTCCGAGTGATCCGACACCATCGACCGCACGAATGCGATCTCATCGACGCAGGTCGCCACCGCCGGAAACAACTCGCTCACCTCGGCCCCCGAAGCGCCATATCGCGCAAAGCGAAACGGCGACTTCAATACGCGCCGCCCAATCTGAAATTGCGTCGCCGGCGTGCGTAGCTGAATCGCCTGTCCATGCTCGCGCGCCAGTCGCGGCTTAGGATCAAAAGTGTCGATCTGCGATGGGCCGCCGTCCATGTACAAAAAAATGACGTTCTTCGCTTTCCCGCGGGATGCTGCGGTCGCCGCTGTCGGCGCGTGGCTGCGACTGCACGACGCCAAGCCGCAAAGCGCCAAACCGCCAAATCCGTTGGCCCAGCGCAATAGCGCTTGGCGGCGATTCAGGCGGGTGGCGTCGGTGAGCAAATTCATGGAGCGACGTGCGAATAGGGACGTTCGCGGAGAATGACGCCGCTCGCGCGACGTATCGCGGCCTGCGACGGGCGTAAGTTCGATTCTAGTATCCCGCCCAGATCGATGCCATCAGCCGATTTGCCCGACGATCACTAGCGAATCACGATGAATTCGCCAGTGTTTATGAGCGCTTGCGCCAAGTCGGCCCAGGCCAATAGGTCCGCCTCGCGCGCTTGGCGGTTCAACTTGGTGTACTCCGCTCGCTGGCGCTCAACGAACGTTAGCGCCGCATGCTGCTCCGCCTCCACCGGCGGCCGGGCGAACGCCTCCCAATACATTCGCGCCACGCGCTCGTCGCCCGTTTCGGCGCTCTCCAAAATTCGCTTCGCCCACTGTTTGGCTTGATCGGCCACGAAGCGATGATTGAGTAGTGCCAGCGCTTGACTCGGCATGCTGGACGAAGATCGCACGCCGACCGTGCCGGTCGGACGCGGAAAGCCGAAATCCGCCAACAGCCCCGTCAGGTGGTTGCGCCGCACCTCCAAGTAGATGCTCCGCCGGCGGTCGCCATCTAGCGGCCCCGACAACGTCGGCACGTCGCGCCCTTCGATCCCTGCCGGCACGTGCCACGGCACGCTCGGCCCTCCCATCGCCGGATTCAGGTTGCCGGCCACGGCCAACAGCGCGTCGCGAATGCACTCGGCATCGAGTCGTTGCGGCGACCAATGCGACAGCAGCCGATTCTCGGCGTCGGTTTCCATGGCGTGCCGGCTGGGCGTGGCCGCCTGCTGGTACGTCGCCGAAAGCAGGATCGATCGGTGCAGTTGCTTGAGCGACCAACCGTGGCGCATCAGCCATAGCGCCAGATCGTCGAGCAATTGCGGGTGACTTGGCGGTTGCCCGGAGACGCCAAAATTGTCGCTGGTCGGCACGAGCCCCGCGCCAAAATGATGCTGCCACACCCGATTCACAATCACCCGCGTCGTCAGCGGGTTCTCTGGCGAAGTCAGCCACTGCGCCAACTCCAACCGGCCGCTCCGCGTGCGGTCGATGCTGTCTACGCTTGGCGCCACCGCCGGCAACACCCCCCGCGCGATCCGCGGTCCGCGGCTGGTATGCTCCCCTCGCAGATGCTGCCAAGCGTCTTGCGGTATTCCTTCGCGCGTGACTAGTGCAATCGCGCTCTCGGGACATGCCTGTTCCAGGCGCGCTCGCGCTTGCGTCAGTTCTTGCCACCGTTGGCGTTCCGGCTCAGCCAGAAAGTCCCCCAACTCGTCGTCGGCCAGGCACAGCGGTTGGTCGTCGCGCGCCAACCATTCGGCGACGATTCCAGTCCGACCACGGGCCGCGGCCGATCGGCTCAATAGCTCCTGGTAGCTCCGCGCCAATTCTCTCGCGCTTCCAGATGCCGTCATCGCCGCTTGAACATCTTGTGGTATCGTCGGCGCAGCGCTGGGTGGCTGATCCGACCAGCGAATCTCGTCGACCGCGATCCCCCCCTCGCGACTCTCGTCCACAATCTCCAGATACGCCTCTTTGCCGACCAGGGTATGCACGTCGACAAATTCCGTTTCCAAGTGCTTGCTGTCGCGGCCGGTCTTCGACAACGCGCCCAAGGCCTGGCCGTTGATGCACAGGCTCAATCGCAGCCGTTCGGCGTCTTTTCCCCCTGCGATGCGAAAACTCAAATACGGCTTCGGCACGGCGAAGCGCTTGCTGGTCAGCCTGCCGGTCAACGCGTCTGGTCCGTTCAGGCTGCCGGCCGCGCTCGCGCCTACGATCCCGGTGACCGCGCTATCACTGGGCACAGTCGCCACAAACGCCGCGCCGGCGCGTTCCCAGCCGTTGAGAGTGTCGTCGTCAAAATCAGCCGCCAGTTGTGTTGTATCGTCGTCGTCGCGTGGAATCTCGGCTAGCAACCTGGCCACGGCTCCCTGCCAGTCACGGTCATCGGCAGTAATCAAACGGCTCCATGCCCAGAACAGCTCGTCGCCGTGATCGGCCGCCCGCTCCAAGTGCCTGGTCCAGCGTTCCAGTCGAGCGGCGTTTAGCCCATCGCGATCCGCAATGAACTCAATTTCCGCGCGGCGCAGATCTGGCTCGCGCCGCAGCACCCGGCGGCTGGCCAGCAAATAGTCGGCCACGTCATTCAACCGCGAGGCAATCGCCGCTTCATTGGCCCGGCGCGCGAGCGCTGCCTGCTCACCCGCGATCCGCGCAAACTCCTCGCGACAACGCGATTGCTCAGCCACGCGTGCCGCGTTATCGACGCATTGATACGACTTTTCGCTGCTGTACAAGAACCCCGCCAAGGCGTAATAGTCGACCGTCGCGATCGGGTCGGTCTTATGGTCGTGGCAGCGCGCGCAGCCAATCGTCAATCCCAGCACCGCCTTGCCCAGCACATCAAGCTGATTTTCAACCTGGTTGGCCTGCTCGCGCTCCATGTCGACCGGGTTATTCTGCGTCTCGCCCAATTGCCAAAAGCACGTCCCGATTGGCGACACGCACAAGCCGCCATCGGCGCTGGCGCGTTGTTCCGCCGCCGGCAGCAAGTCTCCCGCAATTTGCTCGCGCACAAACTGGCCGTAAGGCACATCTCGATTGAATGCGTCGATCACATAATCGCGATAGCGAAACGCGTTGGGCTTGTCCGTATCAAATTCGTGGCCGTCCGTATCCGCGTAGCGAACCAGATCGAGCCAGTGCCGGGCCCAGCGCTCTCCATAGCGAGGGTTCGCCAGCAACCGATCGACGACACGTTCCACCGCCTGTTCCGAGTCGTCATTCACAAATGCCTGCACCTCCTCCGGCGTCGGCGGCAACCCCAATAGGTCGTACGTCATCCGGCGGATCAGTGTGCCGCGATCGGCCGGCGGCGCCAGCGTCAAACCGGCCTCGCCGGCGCGTTTGGCAATAGCGGCGTCGATCCAAGCCGTCGCCGACGGCGCCTCCGCACGCCCTGTGGCCGATTCTTGCGGCGGCAATAGCGACCAGTGTTGCAAAGCGTCGTCGGTCGCCGCATGTGCTTTTGGCCAAGGCGCCCCCTCCGCGATCCATGCGCTCAGATCGGCGACAGCCGCGCTCGGTAGCGCCTCTTTGGGGGGCATCTTCAACTCGGCGGCTGGCGAATGTCGCACCGCCTGAATCAGTCGGCTCGCCTCGCTGTCTCCCGGCACAATCGCTGGCCCGCGCTTCCCCCCGCGTAGCAACCCCTCGCGACTTGTCGCATCCAGTCCGCCCTTGGGGCTTGCCCCGGAGTGGCACTTGGCGCAAGTGCCGGCCAAGATCGGATGAACGCGCTGCTCAAAAAACTGTTCCGGCTCCGTTGCTCTGCACACTTTTGAGGCGCACAGCGACACAATGCCCACCAACAGCCAGCGCGCAATCGCGCGGCGATCGAGCGTTAAAAGGCGGCGCCAAAAAATTTCTGCGGCGATCGACATGAACTTTAAGTCTAACACCACGCCGACTTCCATTTCATCCAATTGAAAATGTGTTCAATTCTTCGTTTTACGGGCAGGTTGCGGGCTAATAAAATAGGGGCTCCGGCAGCCGCCACCCCCGCCACGACTGTGTAACGCGTGTCGAAACACTCCAAATCTCTCTGGTTGCTCTGGCTCTTGTTGTCTCCGCCGCTGTATTGCCACGGGATGGAGCCGGGGGAGCGAGTGGAGGAGTTTCGCTTGCGCGACCTGCAGGGCCGCGAGCGCGCGCTGTCGGAGTTGTCTGGCGAGCGTTTGACGGTGCTGTTGTTTCTAGGGGTGGAATGTCCCTTGGCCAACTTGTACGCGCCGCGGCTGACGGAATTGGCGACCGAGTTCGAGTCGCAAGGGGTGCGTTTGGTGGGAATCGACTCGAATCGCCAGGACACGCCGCAAGAAGTGTCGCAATACGCCGCGCGCCACCACTTCCCGTTCCCCTTGCTGAAAGACCTGAACAACGTGGTGGCCGACGCCTTAGGGGCGGAACGCACGCCCGAGGCGTATGTGTTGGACGCGGCAGGGACGATTCGCTACCGGGGGCGCATCGACGATCAGTACCGCCCCGGCATTGCCGGCGCACGTGTGCAACAGCGCGACCTGCGCGCCGCCATTGCGGCGTTGCTGCAAGGGGCCGATCCTCCCACGGCGCGCACCACGGCCCCTGGCTGCTGGATTGGTCGCATCTCCAAGACGCCCCCCGCGCCCACGGGCGATCCGGTCACCTGGTCGCGGCAGATTGCGCCGATCTTTCAGGCGCACTGCCAGGAGTGCCACCGGCCGGGCGAGATCGGGCCGATGTCGTTTCTCAGCTATCCAGAGGTGCAAGGCTGGGAGGCGATGATCGCCGAGGTGGTGGCCGAGGGGCGGATGCCTCCCTGGCACGCCAGTCCCGAGCATGGCGAGTTCGTCAACGACATTCGCTTGTCGAGCGCGGAGCGCGAACTAATTGCCGAGTGGGTTCGTCAGGGCGCGCCCGAGGGCGATCCTGCCGAAGCGCCTCCGCCCCAAGCGTTTCCGCAAGGTTGGACCATCCCCAATCCCGATCAAATCGTCTACATGAGCGACAAACCCTTTGTCGTCCCCGCCGAAGGCGCCGTCGAATATCAGTGGTTCGAGGCCGATCCTGGCTTCACCGAGGACAAGTGGATCAAAGCCGCCGAGTGTCGTCCCGGCAATCGGGCCGTCGTGCATCATGTCACGGTCTACTACAAGCCGCCCGGCGTCCCCTTTCGGTTGCAACTCGGCAAACGCATTAATCTGCTCAGCGGCTACGCGCCGGGCAAAGTGCAGGTCCATTCCAAGTACCAAGGCCGTGCCTTCTTTGTGCCGGCCGGGTCCACCTTTCTGTTCGAAATGCACTACACCCCCAACGGTACAGTGCAAGAAGATCGCAGCTCGATCGGCCTGATGTTCGCGCGCCCCGACGAAGTCGAAAAGCAGATGTACTGCGTCCTTTGCGGCAACGATTCGTTCTCCATTCCGCCAGGCTCCGCCAACTTTCGCGTCGATTCTTCGTATCGCTTCGATGAGGATTCCATTCTCTATTCGCTCAGTCCGCACATGCACGTGCGCGGAAAATCGTTTCGCTTCGATCTGATCTCGCCCGACGGCCGCCGCGAGATCTTGCTCGACGTGCCGCGCTTCGAGTTCGGCTGGCAAACCAATTATCAATTTGTCGAACCGCGCACCGTGCCGCGCGGCAGCGTAATGCAATGCGTCGCCCACTACGACAACTCGGCCGACAATCCCTTCAATCCCGATCCCAATAAGACGATACGTTGGGGCGATCAAAGCTGGGACGAAATGATGATTGGCTCGTTCGCCATCGCGCCGGCCAATCAAGACCTGCGCCGTGGCGTCGGTGTCGGTCCGCGCTCGTTCGATCCCAGCTTTTGGTGGTATCCGCAATACACGTTGGCCATCGCCGCCGCCTTGGCGCTGGTCGGCTTGGCGCTAGCGCTAGTCTGGTGGCGTGGCCGTAAACCGCGTTTGTCCGCGAGCGTCTCATGATGCGGAGCCTGTTGCTGATATTTTTCTTGTCTCCGCCGCTGTATTGCCACGGGATGGAGCCAGGAGAGCGTGTGGAGGAGTTTCGCTTGCGCGACCTGCAGGGCCGCGAGCGCGCGCTGTCGGAGTTGTCTGGCGAGCGTTTGACGGTGCTGTTGTTTCTAGGGGTGGAATGTCCCTTGGCCAACTTGTACGCGCCGCGGCTGACGGAATTGGCGACCGAGTTCGAGTCGCAAGGGGTGCGTTTGGTGGGAATCGACTCGAATCGCCAGGACACGCCGCAAGAAGTGTCGCAATACGCCGCGCGCCACCACTTCCCGTTCCCCTTGCTGAAAGACCTGAACAACGTGGTGGCCGACGCCTTAGGGGCGGAACGCACGCCCGAGGCGTATGTGTTGGACGCGGCAGGGACGATTCGCTACCGGGGGCGCATCGACGATCAGTACCGCCCCGGCATTGCCGGCGCACGTGTGCAACAGCGCGACCTGCGCGCCGCCATTGCGGCGTTGCTGCAAGGGGCCGATCCTCCCACGGCGCGCACCACGGCCCCTGGCTGCTGGATTGGTCGCATCTCCAAGACGCCCCCCGCGCCCACGGGCGATCCGGTCACCTGGTCGCGGCAGATTGCGCCGATCTTTCAGGCGCACTGCCAGGAGTGCCACCGGCCGGGCGAGATCGGGCCGATGTCGTTTCTCAGCTATCCAGAGGTGCAAGGCTGGGAGGCGATGATCGCCGAGGTGGTGGCCGAGGGGCGGATGCCTCCCTGGCACGCCAGTCCCGAGCATGGCGAGTTCGTCAACGACATTCGCTTGTCGAGCGCGGAACGCGAACTAATTGCCGAGTGGGTTCGTCAGGGCGCGCCCGAGGGCGATCCTGCCGAAGCGCCGCCGCCGAAGGCCTTTCCGCAAGGTTGGACCATCCCCAATCCCGATCAAATCGTCTACATGAGCGACAAACCCTTTGTCGTCCCCGCCGAAGGATCAATCGAATATCAATACTTTGAAGTCGATCCCGGCTTCACTGAAGATCATTGGCTGCGCGCGATGGAATGTCGTCCCGGCAGCCGTTCGGTCGTGCATCACATCAACGTCTTTCTTGTGCTCCCCGAGATGATCGGCCGCTACACGCGAGAAAGCCTCACCAACTACTTGCTGTGGGCCTACTCGCCCGGCTTGCGCGGCCTGGTGTACGAACCCGGTGTGGCGCGACACGTGCCCGCTGGTTCGCGGCTCGTTTTTCAAATGCACTACTCGCCGAGCGGCGCCGTTCAAA
The genomic region above belongs to Pirellulales bacterium and contains:
- a CDS encoding redoxin domain-containing protein, whose protein sequence is MMRSLLLIFFLSPPLYCHGMEPGERVEEFRLRDLQGRERALSELSGERLTVLLFLGVECPLANLYAPRLTELATEFESQGVRLVGIDSNRQDTPQEVSQYAARHHFPFPLLKDLNNVVADALGAERTPEAYVLDAAGTIRYRGRIDDQYRPGIAGARVQQRDLRAAIAALLQGADPPTARTTAPGCWIGRISKTPPAPTGDPVTWSRQIAPIFQAHCQECHRPGEIGPMSFLSYPEVQGWEAMIAEVVAEGRMPPWHASPEHGEFVNDIRLSSAERELIAEWVRQGAPEGDPAEAPPPKAFPQGWTIPNPDQIVYMSDKPFVVPAEGSIEYQYFEVDPGFTEDHWLRAMECRPGSRSVVHHINVFLVLPEMIGRYTRESLTNYLLWAYSPGLRGLVYEPGVARHVPAGSRLVFQMHYSPSGAVQKDRSYMALWFAKQEEVRYALDIALAVNNNFIIPPGAPDTEVVSWYEFASDAKLVALHPHMHLRGKSFCFHALYPNGQREVLLEIPNFDFNWQYDYRLQKSKPMPRGTRICCVAHYDNSADNRVNPDPAAIVRWGDQTWQEMMIGYLHVARPRDPSAVPAAPTSADRVAAYWLPLALAVIVIGVAYGWFRTRSKTVARVASAMPRSTHV
- a CDS encoding redoxin domain-containing protein produces the protein MSKHSKSLWLLWLLLSPPLYCHGMEPGERVEEFRLRDLQGRERALSELSGERLTVLLFLGVECPLANLYAPRLTELATEFESQGVRLVGIDSNRQDTPQEVSQYAARHHFPFPLLKDLNNVVADALGAERTPEAYVLDAAGTIRYRGRIDDQYRPGIAGARVQQRDLRAAIAALLQGADPPTARTTAPGCWIGRISKTPPAPTGDPVTWSRQIAPIFQAHCQECHRPGEIGPMSFLSYPEVQGWEAMIAEVVAEGRMPPWHASPEHGEFVNDIRLSSAERELIAEWVRQGAPEGDPAEAPPPQAFPQGWTIPNPDQIVYMSDKPFVVPAEGAVEYQWFEADPGFTEDKWIKAAECRPGNRAVVHHVTVYYKPPGVPFRLQLGKRINLLSGYAPGKVQVHSKYQGRAFFVPAGSTFLFEMHYTPNGTVQEDRSSIGLMFARPDEVEKQMYCVLCGNDSFSIPPGSANFRVDSSYRFDEDSILYSLSPHMHVRGKSFRFDLISPDGRREILLDVPRFEFGWQTNYQFVEPRTVPRGSVMQCVAHYDNSADNPFNPDPNKTIRWGDQSWDEMMIGSFAIAPANQDLRRGVGVGPRSFDPSFWWYPQYTLAIAAALALVGLALALVWWRGRKPRLSASVS